A window of Apium graveolens cultivar Ventura chromosome 8, ASM990537v1, whole genome shotgun sequence contains these coding sequences:
- the LOC141680904 gene encoding uncharacterized protein LOC141680904, with the protein MHDDLKSECLEVEDPFILWENLKDMFDHRKLVYLPAAENDWANLRLQDFKSAQAYSSALFKITSRLIMCGENVTEKRKIDKTLSTFHPNNINLAEMYRERKFTKFRDLLSTLLVAEQNHELVIKNHQSRPT; encoded by the coding sequence ATGCATGACGATTTAAAATCTGAGTGCTTAGAAGTCGAGGATCCctttattttatgggaaaatctaAAGGATATGTTCGATCACCGAAAACTAGTTTATCTACCTGCAGCTGAAAATGATTGGGCTAATTTAAGACTTCAGGATTTTAAGAGTGCCCAAGCATATAGCTCTGCTTTGTTCAAAATAACTTCTAGGCTTATTATGTGTGGTGAGAATGTTACGGAGAAAAGAAAAATCGATAAAACACTATCAACTTTTCACCCCAACAATATCAACTTAGCAGAGATGTACAGGGAGCGCAAATTTACTAAGTTCAGGGATCTTCTATCAACTCTCCTCGTCGCTGAACAGAATCATGAATTGGTGATTAAGAATCATCAATCCCGTCCAACATGA
- the LOC141677225 gene encoding uncharacterized protein LOC141677225: MSRCFPFPPPGYEKKLIPEVANVLKKEKTKEKKHKEKKDKEKKEGKEKREKEKSNGKHREKKDKKEKHKDRKKDKEKNKEKDQEKGSTLVEKKVSGQGEDYIRGKFHQSGNVQDDDKKEHGNTSEEKRQIGQFGYCNGEKLHQKVERSREKKNPADEKKLAVQLEGHSGGNKTVLHTFADKDSQDSKFMVEFNKRINDEGKGSGSQMVERFMDTGFKKLERIDKFAVRDNCTVVEGKEKVKDKPAENRKIDGQRIHHEEIFNGNTMFQNLSGSIQNNTGVSKSKDISEGTMEGKEKSKEKSDDKRGEKRKSKHKDKQSQGKDKNNKKEKRKEDKAKKDHQKSEKDNSKSSNKNGVGTPSNKTSHFSEGSDKNAATEGILKKRKDTEKNGFLPEYVIKPEKMPRLDSHPLSENGQESEPFETTTLFTSKEQGTPSNFEVDKKDKKINGLTGPHPLPTSLAPKPPPVISEQIAEASRIPPHPDMKYLSKVFSVPQIDEWSEVDDQAWLFNNKDSLLNKSEVDPVGVNQGQQVWAETLRIESADVFALPYVIPY; this comes from the exons ATGTCTCGCTGCTTCCCATTTCCACCACCCGGATATGAAAAGAAGCTTATACCAGAAGTTGCCAACGTACTGAAAAAG GAGAAAACCAAAGAGAAAAAGCACAAGGAGAAAAAGGACAAGGAGAAGAAAGAAGGCAAAGAaaaaagagagaaagaaaaaaGTAACGGGAAACATAGAGAGAAAAAAGATAAAAAGGAAAAACACAAGGATAGAAAGAAGGATAAAGAAAAGAACAAGGAAAAAGACCAGGAGAAAGGTAGCACCTTGGTCGAGAAGAAAGTTTCTGGGCAGGGAGAGGATTATATTAGAGGAAAATTTCATCAGAGTGGAAATGTGCAAGATGATGACAAAAAAGAACATGGCAATACCTCAGAAGAAAAGAGACAAATCGGTCAATTTGGTTATTGCAACGGAGAGAAGCTTCATCAAAAGGTGGAGAGGAGCAGAGAGAAAAAAAATCCTGCAGATGAGAAGAAGTTGGCCGTGCAGCTTGAGGGTCATAGTGGAGGGAACAAAACTGTTCTGCATACCTTTGCTGACAaggattctcaagattcaaaaTTTATGGTGGAGTTCAACAAGAGGATCAATGACGAAGGGAAGGGATCAGGGAGCCAGATGGTTGAGAGATTCATGGACACAGGTTTTAAGAAGTTGGAGAGAATTGATAAATTTGCGGTCAGAGATAATTGTACGGTTGTTGAAGGCAAGGAAAAGGTCAAGGATAAACCAGCTGAGAACAGGAAGATTGATGGACAGAGGATTCATCACGAAGAGATATTCAATGGAAATACGATGTTCCAGAACCTTTCTGGAAGCATACAGAACAACACTGGAGTATCTAAATCGAAAGACATTTCTGAGGGAACGATGGAAGGGAAAGAGAAATCAAAAGAAAAGAGTGATGATAAGAGAGGGGAAAAACGGAAAAGTAAACACAAGGATAAGCAGAGCCAAGGAAAAGACAAAAACAATAAAAAGGAAAAGCGGAAGGAAGACAAAGCAAAAAAGGATCATCAGAAATCAGAGAAAGATAATTCTAAAAGTAGCAACAAGAATGGCGTTGGTACTCCGAGTAACAAGACATCTCATTTTTCCGAAGGCAGCGACAAGAATGCTGCTACTGAGGGTATTCTGAAAAAAAGAAAAGATACTGAGAAAAATGGTTTCTTGCCTG AATATGTAATTAAGCCCGAGAAAATGCCAAGACTCGATTCTCATCCATTGTCAGAAAATGGACAGGAATCGGAACCTTTTGAGACCACCACCCTTTTCACCTCAAAAGAGCAGGGGACACCTAGTAATTTTGAAGTAGATAAGAAGGATAAAAAGATAAATGGATTAACAGGACCGCATCCGTTGCCAACTTCTCTAGCACCAAAGCCTCCACCTGTGATTTCTGAGCAGATTGCAGAAGCATCAAGAATACCGCCTCATCCTGATATGAAGTACCTAAGCAAAGTATTTTCAGTTCCTCAAATCGATGAGTGGTCCGAGGTTGATGACCAGGCATGGCTGTTCAATAACAAAGATTCTTTATTGAACAAGTCTGAAGTAGATCCTGTGGGGGTTAACCAAGGACAGCAGGTATGGGCTGAAACTTTAAGGATAGAGTCAGCTGATGTTTTTGCTCTGCCATATGTAATACCTTACTGA
- the LOC141677904 gene encoding chaperone protein dnaJ 20, chloroplastic, protein MCTINYDIISSSLPKSKPDPFLFSSYKPHLPPTHVIFPTRVGSTRLRASRPENSVTAPLSNLSFYELLGISETGSLVDIKQAYKQLARKYHPDVSPPGLIQEYTERFIRVQEAYETLSDPGRRAMYDENLAKGIHFAFSARKNYQNNEKMDRREWKNRWQSQLSHLKMRSMYRESQETMSWGERMRRQKNESAS, encoded by the exons ATGTGCACCATTAACTACGACATAATCTCCTCATCTTTACCCAAATCTAAACCCGACCCATTTCTCTTCTCGTCATATAAACCCCATCTACCACCCACCCATGTCATTTTCCCAACTCGGGTCGGGTCGACCCGACTCAGAGCTTCAAGACCCGAAAACTCAGTCACAGCTCCACTGTCAAATTTGAGCTTTTATGAGCTTCTGGGCATCTCGGAAACTGGATCTTTAGTGGATATCAAGCAAGCTTATAAGCAATTAGCAAGAAAATATCACCCAGATGTGTCTCCGCCGGGTCTAATTCAAGAATATACGGAGCGGTTTATTCGGGTTCAAGAAGCTTATGAGACTCTTTCGGATCCGGGTCGAAGAGCTATGTATGATGAGAACTTGGCTAAGGGAATTCACTTTGCTTTCTCCGCTCGAAAAAATTATCAAAACAATGAG AAAATGGACAGAAGAGAGTGGAAGAACCGTTGGCAGTCTCAACTATCACATCTGAAGATGAGAAGCATGTACAGAGAATCCCAGGAAACTATGTCATGGGGAGAACGAATGCGTCGACAAAAGAATGAGTCTGCATCTTAG